A single Bacillus sp. HMF5848 DNA region contains:
- a CDS encoding cold-shock protein, with product MERGKVKWFNSEKGFGFIEREDGDDVFVHFSAIQSEGFKSLDEGQEVEFEIEQGQRGPQATNVHKV from the coding sequence GTGGAACGTGGTAAAGTAAAATGGTTTAACAGTGAAAAAGGATTTGGATTTATTGAGCGCGAAGATGGTGACGATGTATTTGTTCACTTCTCTGCAATTCAAAGTGAAGGCTTTAAGTCTTTAGATGAAGGGCAAGAGGTTGAATTTGAAATTGAGCAAGGTCAACGTGGTCCACAAGCGACGAACGTTCATAAAGTGTAA
- a CDS encoding exonuclease domain-containing protein — translation MKQPTFKQWTALLQSLGIAKGEAAASFSQEAWLRQNLKEAHKNKLDLNMLLTEITWVVLDTETTGFYPQQGDKIISVACVKIKNGTNHGWYESFVNPNRSIPEHITQLTGIRDEDVLKAPTLDEVMPLLLQFLNECCVVGYHIQHDVQFINHFLSRQYRSTLPQTAFELRQITEKLYKQPFPTLDDALSFHDIRCENRHTAKGDVEAMYQLWLQLLEKLENEKIATLYDLYVWLS, via the coding sequence ATGAAGCAACCAACCTTTAAACAATGGACGGCGTTGTTACAATCGCTAGGTATAGCGAAAGGAGAAGCAGCCGCTTCCTTTTCACAAGAAGCTTGGTTGCGACAAAATTTAAAAGAAGCTCATAAAAATAAATTGGATTTAAATATGCTATTGACTGAAATAACGTGGGTGGTACTTGATACGGAGACGACAGGTTTTTACCCACAACAAGGGGATAAAATTATATCAGTAGCTTGTGTTAAAATTAAGAATGGAACAAATCATGGGTGGTACGAAAGCTTCGTGAATCCTAATCGATCAATCCCAGAGCACATCACTCAGTTAACAGGGATTCGAGATGAGGATGTGTTAAAAGCACCAACGCTGGATGAAGTTATGCCGTTATTATTGCAGTTTCTAAATGAATGTTGCGTTGTTGGGTATCATATTCAACACGATGTACAATTTATAAATCATTTCTTATCGAGACAATATCGATCAACACTTCCACAAACGGCATTTGAATTAAGACAAATTACAGAAAAACTGTATAAGCAGCCTTTTCCAACTTTAGACGATGCCTTAAGCTTTCATGATATTCGTTGTGAAAATAGACATACAGCGAAGGGGGATGTTGAGGCGATGTATCAATTGTGGCTGCAGTTGTTAGAGAAACTAGAAAACGAAAAAATTGCTACGTTATATGACTTATATGTGTGGTTAAGTTAA